The segment AGGGTTTTCAGGGGCCCTCGCGGAGAATTCCGGAAAAGGCTTTTCAGGTCGCAGTCCTTTCGACCCATGCCCCCTGGATGACGGGGAGAGTCGTGTATCGCGACGTCTGGTGGATCCACGATGCCGCCGGGTTGCGAGATCCAGAGTTGCTCGCCATTGAGGAGCAATTCGAAGCAGATCGATGACGCGTGCGAAGGAGTTCCACGTCGAGCAGCCGTCGATGACCTGGACCGGGCACACCCGGAGTGGCACGCTCGACTGCATGGTGCGCGACAGCTTGAAAGCCGAGGGATTCCGCCCCACGTTGACCTTGTTCTCGGGGCTGCCGGGCGCGGGGAAGACGACGCTCGCGCGCCGTCTCGAACGGGAAGGCAGGGGCATTCGTCTCGCCACGGATGAATGGCAGGACCGTTTGGGCATTCCGCATTCCGACAGCGACTTCCACGAGCGCCTACAAGCTGCCCTCTATCGGCACGCCCTCATCCTCCTGCGGCAAGGGGTCGACGTGATCCTGGAGGACGGCCTGTGGATGAAGGCCGAGCAGATCGAGAAGTTCGCCGATGCACGATCCTGCGGCGCTCTCATCGACCTGCACGTCTTCGACGTGGACCAAGACACCTTGTGGAGCCGGCTGCAGGAACGAAACACCGACGGCAACGCCGGAGCTGTACCGATCACATCGGAACACCTCCGAGCCGCGTGGGCCATTTTCCAGCCGGTATCCGCTGACGAGCTTTCCCACGCTGACTCCTACCAGACACACACAGGCGGCCTCGCTTGAAGGCCCCCGCGACGCATCAGCGCACGAAACGCACCACGTCCACCTCGGTGAAGTGCCACCGCTCGTCGACGCGGAACCCGCGCTCCCGGAGCGCTGCCGCCACCGTGGCCGAGAACCCGCCGGAGTCGCGCGTCACCAGCCACACCACCGGGTGACCGTCGACGCGGTCGACCGCCCGGGCGAACGGGAGCCGTGTCTCCCAGAGCCGGCCGGTCGCAGCGGCGGGCTCGTCGAGCGTCACGTCCGTCATGCCGTCGAACGCCGCGGGGTAGGCGTAAGCGATGCTCCGGGTCGACCCGCCCGGGTGCCGCTGGATCCCGCCGTACACGATCGCATCCGACTGCCCCGCGGGCAGCTGCTCGGCGGCGCGCTCGCGGGCGACCAGCGCCGCGACGGCCTTCCACGACGAGGCGTCCTTCGCCTCCGGGAGTCGCTGCCACACGGCCGTCCCCGCGCTGAGCACGGCGATCACGGCGACCACGGCCACCATCGCTCGCCGGTCGCGGAGCCGGGCGACACCGGCGGCCATCAGCAGCCCCAGCGCCGGCGTCGAGAACGACAGGTAGCGGGCCGTGTAGAGCGGCGTGCCGAGCACCGACACCGCGACGAGCACGAGCGCGGGCAGCAGGAGCCACGGCAGAGCGACCCCCGCGACCCCCGGCACCCCGGCCCCGTCGCTCCTGCGCGCCTCGCTCCCGCGACCCCCGCGCCACCGCCGCCAGGCGACAGTCACCGCCACGATCACGAACGCCCAGCCGACGACCGCGAGCGGCGGATTCTCCGGGAACCACTGGGTCACGAGCAGCGACTGCACGACCCCGGAGTCGGGCTTCGGCAGCCACGACACCTGCGCCTGCTGGCTCCGGGCCAGGGCGACGAGGGGGACCAGCAGGATGCCCGCGGCGACGGCTGCCAGAAGCCAGCCGACCACGGCGCGACCCGGGCCCTTCCCGTCGCTGCGCCGCGACTCCTGCGGGCGCCGCCCCGACCGATGCGCCAGCGCCGCGAGCACCAGCGTGACCCCGTGCGCCACGACGACGAGGGCCGTGTAGATGAAGAGCGTCGACGCGACCACGGCCACGGCGCCGTAAAGCAGCCACCAGCGCCAGGCGCCGATCCCGGTCCGGCCGTCCCGCTCCGCTTCGGAGCGCCGCACGGCGATCACGAAGACGAGAGTCAGCAGCGTGGCGAACGTGGCGGTCAGCGCGTAGGAGCGCGCCTCCGTGCCCATCCACGTGACGCGCGGCAGCAGGGTGAAGAGCAGCCCTGCGAGGAGGCCGGTGGTCCGCGGGGCGAGTGTGCGGGCGAGCACGGCCACGAGGGCGGCGGCCACTCCGACGGCCAGCGCGCTGGGAAGGCGGAGCGTGAAGGGGCTGTAGCCGACGACGGCGAGCCAGCCATGCATCAGCGCGTAGTAGAGCGCGTGCACGGCGTCGACGTGCTGGATCTCCGTCCAGAGCTCGGACCAGGAGCGCCGGGCGGAGACGATCGTCGCCGACTCGTCGTACCAGATCGACGGGACCCACGAGAAGGCGACCGCGATCGCGAACCCGACGACGCCCGCGAGCAGCGGGTCGCCCCACGGGCGCGCTCGGAGGTCGCGCAGGAGCCGCGGCCCGCGGGAGGACGCTCGGCCGTCGCGTAATAGGGTGGAGGGGTCGT is part of the Frondihabitans sp. 762G35 genome and harbors:
- a CDS encoding glycosyltransferase family 39 protein, which translates into the protein MTDLRSPRADDPSTLLRDGRASSRGPRLLRDLRARPWGDPLLAGVVGFAIAVAFSWVPSIWYDESATIVSARRSWSELWTEIQHVDAVHALYYALMHGWLAVVGYSPFTLRLPSALAVGVAAALVAVLARTLAPRTTGLLAGLLFTLLPRVTWMGTEARSYALTATFATLLTLVFVIAVRRSEAERDGRTGIGAWRWWLLYGAVAVVASTLFIYTALVVVAHGVTLVLAALAHRSGRRPQESRRSDGKGPGRAVVGWLLAAVAAGILLVPLVALARSQQAQVSWLPKPDSGVVQSLLVTQWFPENPPLAVVGWAFVIVAVTVAWRRWRGGRGSEARRSDGAGVPGVAGVALPWLLLPALVLVAVSVLGTPLYTARYLSFSTPALGLLMAAGVARLRDRRAMVAVVAVIAVLSAGTAVWQRLPEAKDASSWKAVAALVARERAAEQLPAGQSDAIVYGGIQRHPGGSTRSIAYAYPAAFDGMTDVTLDEPAAATGRLWETRLPFARAVDRVDGHPVVWLVTRDSGGFSATVAAALRERGFRVDERWHFTEVDVVRFVR
- a CDS encoding AAA family ATPase, producing MTRAKEFHVEQPSMTWTGHTRSGTLDCMVRDSLKAEGFRPTLTLFSGLPGAGKTTLARRLEREGRGIRLATDEWQDRLGIPHSDSDFHERLQAALYRHALILLRQGVDVILEDGLWMKAEQIEKFADARSCGALIDLHVFDVDQDTLWSRLQERNTDGNAGAVPITSEHLRAAWAIFQPVSADELSHADSYQTHTGGLA